From a region of the Podospora pseudopauciseta strain CBS 411.78 chromosome 7 map unlocalized CBS411.78m_7, whole genome shotgun sequence genome:
- the RPL43_2 gene encoding 60S ribosomal protein L43 (EggNog:ENOG503P404; COG:J), giving the protein MSKRTKKVGISGKYGTRYGASLRKLVKKQEVSQHARYTCTFCGKDSVRRSSVGIWNCKSCKKVMAGGAYVVATPAAAAMRSTLRRLREITEV; this is encoded by the exons ATGTCCAAGCGCACGAAGAAGGTCGGCATTTCCGGCAAG TACGGTACAAG ATACGGTGCTTCGCTCCGTAAGCTCGTCAAGAAGCAGGAAGTGTCCCAGCACGCCAGATACACCTGCA CTTTCTGCGGTAAGGACAGCGTTCGCCGCTCCTCCGTCGGTATCTGGAACTGCAAGTCCTGCAAGAAGGTCatggctggtggtgcttACGTCGTTGC TACtcccgctgctgccgctATGCGGTCGACTCTCCGCAGACTTCGCGAGATCACTGAAGTTTAA
- a CDS encoding uncharacterized protein (COG:S; EggNog:ENOG503NWT8), producing the protein MTFKNHSRQYDLVVFGATGYTGKLTAKYITTHLPSTLKWAIAGRSQAKLELLTEELKKLNPDRAPPSIETCSLNDTDLSSLAKKTFILITTVGPYSAHGEHAFKACAQNGTHYLDVTGEVPYVAAMIKKYEDTAKSTGAIMIPQIGIESAPPDLLTFALANTLKEELNAKTADVTVSIHSLKSAPSGGTLATALTISDHFPLPTLIASYKPYALSPVPNPTRTPQPGLLTRVTGLITIPHLGLLTSSIANGTDTALIHRTWGLLSTLPSRQSQSYGPKFSFREYMKPRNWLTGIAIHFGLMLFGLIIVTGPLRRFLAGRVTQPGEGPEEDVASKDEIEYRGVATPDGDFGKKKAVGKAWFRGSTYYLTGMFLAEAARTILEEGGEGLGLEGGVYTPALLGGGFVENLQKEGFRVETRVLED; encoded by the exons ATGACGTTCAAAAACCACAGCCGCCAATACGACCTCGTCGTCTTTGGAGCCACAG GCTACACCGGCAAACTCACCGCAAAGTACATCACCActcacctccccagcacCCTTAAATGGGCCATCGCCGGCCGCTCCCAAGCCAAACTTGAGCTCCTCACCGAAGAGCTCAAAAAGCTCAACCCAGACCGCGCACCCCCTTCCATCGAAACCTGTTCCCTCAATGACAccgacctctcctccctcgccaagaagaccttcattctcatcaccaccgtcgGTCCCTACTCCGCCCACGGCGAGCACGCCTTCAAAGCCTGCGCCCAAAATGGCACCCACTACCTCGACGTCACCGGCGAAGTCCCCTACGTCGCCGCCATGATCAAGAAATACGAAGACACGGCCAAATCCACCGGGGCCATCATGATCCCTCAAATCGGCATCGAGTCCGCCCCTCCTGATCTCCTCACCTTCGCCCTGGCAAACACCCTGAAAGAGGAGCTCAACGCCAAAACCGCCGATGTGACTGTGTCCATCCACAGCCTCAAATCTGCCCCTTCAGGCGGGACTTTAGCCACGGCTCTCACAATCTCAGATCACTTTCCCCTCCCTACATTAATAGCTTCTTACAAACCATACGCCCTGTCTCCagtccccaacccaacccgcACCCCTCAACCAGGCCTCCTGACCCGCGTCACCGGCCTCATCACCATTCCCCATTTAggcctcctcacctccaGCATAGCCAACGGAACCGACACCGCCCTTATCCACCGCACCTGGGGCCTGCtgtccaccctcccctctcgCCAATCTCAATCATACGGCCCTAAGTTCAGCTTCCGCGAATACATGAAACCACGGAATTGGCTCACCGGCATAGCTATCCACTTTGGCCTCATGCTCTTTGGTCTTATCATTGTCACCGGACCCCTGAGGAGGTTCCTTGCGGGTAGGGTGACCCAGCCAGGGGAGGGTCCGGAAGAGGATGTGGCGAGCAAGGACGAGATTGAGTATAGGGGTGTTGCCACGCCGGATGGGGATTtcgggaagaagaaggcggtggGGAAGGCGTGGTTTAGGGGGAGTACGTATTATTTAACAGGGATGTTCttggcggaggcggcgaggacgattttggaggagggaggggaggggttggggttggagggcgGGGTTTACACGCCTGcgttgttgggggggggttttgTCGAGAATTTGCAGAAGGAAGGGTTTAGAGTTGAGACAAGGGTTTTGGAGGATTAA
- a CDS encoding uncharacterized protein (COG:S; EggNog:ENOG503NWK9), translating into MRGSNVPSNCLRMPKQLFKGSRTCPRSATGSKILTASNKKLAHSVWACTAAITEVSYNTSDDPNEKYRAEVEFITANEWAKELDILLDDIHNGQATFGPEFFGTESEAGIAYHKLRAVYPALKGDDIKKGKFNVDTLVKDDSIKHLFGSVKTVAGPSSNGFVKLLRTFVYSKEKGRGRPKEATSVEFWPLIKVVRVFIRSETLKGGLVLVDLQSNSQVYRIANRYIQRCSGLWVVTPITRAVDDLAARQLLGKAFKRQLRFDGAYSAVTVICSKTDDISETELLKSLPDHAETHRYDKKLKMMHAEVLECSGDLMSKQQQLAQVREDIKLLNNQSLRLKLTLLENPSNDMIVLELPQASPKRPARPAADEARKHFRKQQQDESPEASDLSDDAEPSFVEGEPRQEKISRDEASQRLMNEVIDLLKKQRRSASIRFRNDFSKPELQRQFGEGVLELDEEDAAYDDDYDPSKVQQDKYYKIGKKLPVFCVSSNSYHKLMGRLQEDESIHGFTTTDDTQVPMLKEHALNIVTQIECENYRQVLRDFARFLTGLHLRVLVAAKPYTLVEDIREVEKAILQDRLNELQQRFDSMIEEAFNNLDQAVHSNIFCKLPNARDTASKSATTAIERWFSRPRNGGLLYGTFRAVCVREMSFISPEWEKVFPDLVTKHLVPLADGMIMELRAFSNLTAEREVLNELPVFFAVRHQMTLLEGILQDVPKLSKRLNDTQKSASRMIVSTITENMIPAYQACKEKKGTGCFGRMKELMTTHIETRRDPMFRAATKKVEKTLLEGLRDCRERVIGKGGGVVTKTGREFKRVLYVEHRIKVSETSKRALENLLATADRRFNEILHGSPLTPGTEVREMDRSAENDDGFDPAQDEHLRAPPADGDADSSDEHDDAKVEDQEMHDLPVKNEEHDEE; encoded by the exons ATGAGGGGTTCCAATGTACCATCCAATTGCTTGAGAATGCCGAAGCAGTTGTTCAAAGGCTCAAGGACCTGTCCGAGGTCGGCAACTGGCTCAAAGATATTGACCGCCTCAAACAAAAAGCTAGCCCACAGCGTGTG GGCTTGTACCGCAGCGATTACGGAGGTTTCGTACAACACTTCAGATGATCCCAATGAGAAGTATCGAGCAGAGGTGGAGTTCATCACCGCCAACGAGTGGGCGAAAGAGCTCGATATTCTTCTTGATGACATTCATAACGGCCAAGCGACGTTTGGGCCTGAGTTCTTTGGTACCGAGAGCGAAGCTGGCATTGCCTATCACAAACTCAGAGCGGTTTATCCAGCGCTCAAGGGAGATGATATCAAGAAGGGAAAATTCAACGTGGATACCTTGGTCAAAGACGACTCGATCAAACACTTGTTCGGATCCGTGAAGACTGTCGCCGGCCCGTCCTCCAACGGGTTTGTCAAGCTTCTTCGAACCTTTGTCTACTCCAAGGAGAAAGGTCGAGGACGGCCCAAGGAAGCGACATCAGTCGAGTTTTGGCCTTTGATCAAGGTTGTTCGCGTCTTTATCAGGTCTGAGACTCTGAAAGGTGGACTGGTTCTCGTGGACTTG CAGTCAAACAGCCAGGTATACAGAATTGCAAACAGGTATATCCAACGCTGTTCAGGCCTCTGGGTGGTTACCCCGATCACTCGAGCGGTTGATGATCTAGCGGCGAGACAGCTTCTCGGCAAGGCGTTCAAAAGACAGCTCCGGTTTGACGGGGCTTACTCTGCAGTCACCGTCATCTGTTCCAAAACGGATGACATCTCCGAGACTGAACTCCTAAAATCACTTCCAGACCATGCTGAAACGCATCGCTACGATAAAAAACTCAAAATGATGCACGCCGAAGTCTTGGAATGCAGTGGGGATCTCATGTCTAAGCAGCAACAGCTAGCGCAGGTCAGGGAAGATATTAAGCTCCTCAACAATCAGAGTCTGCGCTTGAAGCTTACTCTACTTGAAAATCCCTCCAATGACATGATCGTTCTCGAGCTACCACAAGCTTCGCCAAAGCGACCTGCGAGACCAGCTGCGGATGAGGCACGCAAGCACTTTcgaaagcagcagcaggatgAAAGCCCCGAGGCGAGTGATCTCAGTGACGACGCTGAGCCATCATTTGTGGAGGGTGAGCCTAGACAGGAGAAGATTTCTCGAGATGAGGCGTCTCAAAGACT CATGAACGAGGTCATCGATCTACTAAAGAAGCAGAGGAGAAGCGCGTCCATTCGCTTCCGCAATGATTTCTCGAAGCCTGAACTTCAGAGACAGTTTGGGGAAGGTGTTCTAGA gctggatgaagaagatgccGCATACGACGATGATTATGATCCCAGCAAGGTCCAGCAAGACAAGTACTACAAGATCGGCAAAAAGCTCCCCGTCTTTTGTGTGTCAAGCAATTCCTACCATAAACTGATGGGAAGACTTCAAGAAGACGAATCAATCCATGGATTTACCACGACTGACGACACCCAGGTTCCTATGCTCAAGGAACACGCTCTCAACATTGTCACCCAAATAGAGTGTGAAAATTACCGCCAAGTCTTGCGTGATTTTGCTCGTTTTCTAACTGGTTTGCATTTGCGAGTTCTCGTTGCTGCAAAGCCTTACACGCTAGTTGAAGACATACGAGAGGTTGAGAAAGCCATTCTCCAAGATCGTCTCAATGAACTCCAGCAAAGATTTGACTCGATGATTGAGGAAGCTTTCAACAATCTCGACCAGGCGGTGCACTCCAACATCTTTTGCAAGTTGCCTAACGCTCGTGATACGGCATCAAAGAGTGCGACCACCGCCATCGAGAGATGGTTTTCGCGCCCGAGAAATGGTGGCTTGCTGTATGGCACATTCCGCGCGGTGTGTGTCAGGGA GATGAGTTTTATCTCTCCCGAGTGGGAGAAGGTATTCCCCGACCTC GTGACCAAGCATCTCGTGCCCCTTGCCGACGGCATGATCATGGAGCTACGTGCCTTCAGCAATCTCACAGCCGAGCGTGAGGTCCTCAACGAGCTGCCGGTGTTTTTTGCGGTGAGGCACCAGATGACTCTCCTAGAGGGAATCCTCCAGGACGTGCCGAAACTGAGCAAGCGCCTCAACGATACACAAAAGTCTGCCAGTCGCATGATCGTCTCGACCATCACGGAGAATATGATACCAGCATACCAAGCTTgcaaagagaagaaag GAACGGGGTGCTTTGGACGGATGAAAGAGCTGATGACCACACATATTGAGACGAGACGGGACCCGATGTTCAGAGCCGCAACTAAGAAAGTCGAGAAGACTTTGCTCGAGGGCTTGCGCGACTGCAGGGAGAGGGTTATCGGAAAGGGCGGAGGGGTCGTTACGAAGACTGGCAGAGAATTCAAGCGAGTGCTCTATGTGGAGCACAGAATCAAAGTCTCGGAGACTTCGAAGCGAGCCCTCGAAAACCTTCTGGCCACTGCCGATCGAAGATTCAATGAGATCCTGCATGGCTCACCATTGACACCAGGCACTGAGGTTCGGGAGATGGACCGCTCGGCTGAGAATGACGATGGGTTTGATCCAGCTCAGGACGAGCACCTGAGAGCTCCACCTGCCGATGGAGATGCTGATTCTTCTGACGAACATGATGATGCAAAGGTCGAGGATCAAGAGATGCACGATCTTCCAGTGAAGAACGAGGAGCATGATGAGGAGTGA
- a CDS encoding uncharacterized protein (COG:A; EggNog:ENOG503NWZ2), giving the protein MSTITPNALQSERPPTIPNSFNANQPPTIRLYPLSNYTFGVKETQPEEDPSVIARLERLNDHYEKHGMRRTCEGILVCHEHNHPHILMLQIANAFFKLPGDYLHPEDDEIEGFKRRLDERLAPVGSLGEGNKAADWEIGDCLAQWWRPNTETFMYPFVPAHITRPKECKKLYLIQLPETKVLSVPKNMKLLAVPLFELYDNTQRYGPQLSAIPHLLSRYNFEFVNEDGEVVAQTPTAGQENHASKTRVLAGGNEDVDMKTDEDQKWDEKKQENGAN; this is encoded by the exons ATGTCTACAATCACGCCCAATGCACTCCAAAGCGAGCGACCCCCCACTATCCCCAATTCTTTCAATGCCAATCAGCCACCCACTATCCGTCTCTACCCTCTTTCAAACTACACGTTCGGTGTCAAGGAGACCCAGCCTGAGGAGGACCCCAGTGTGATCGCCCGACTCGAGCGCCTGAACGACCACTACGAGAAACATGGAATGCGCCGGACTTGCGAAGGCATCCTGGTGTGCCACGAGCACAACCACCCACACATTCTAATGCTCCAGATTGCCAATGCCTTCTTCAAGCTGCCTGGCGACTACCTCCATCCCGAAGATGACGAGATTGAGGGATTCAAGCGCCGTCTCGATGAGCGCCTTGCACCAGTCGGCAGCCTGGGCGAAGGAAACAAGGCCGCCGACTGGGAAATTGGCGATTGCCTTGCGCAGTGGTGGCGCCCCAACACCGAGACCTTCATGTACCCTTTCGTCCCTGCCCATATCACACGGCCCAAGGAGTGCAAGAAGCTCTACTTGATCCAGCTTCCTGAGACCA AAGTCCTCTCCGTTCCCAAGAACATGAAACTCCTCGCCGTGCCCCTATTCGAGCTCTACGACAACACCCAGCGCTACGGACCCCAACTTTCTGCCATCCCCCACTTGCTCAGCAGATACAACTTTGAGTTTGTTAacgaggacggggaggttgtCGCTCAGACTCCTACTGCCGGCCAAGAGAACCACGCCTCCAAGACTCGGGTTCTGGCTGGTGGCAACGAGGATGTTGACATGAAGACTGATGAGGACCAGAAGTGGGATGAGAAGAAACAGGAGAATGGCGCCAATTAG
- a CDS encoding uncharacterized protein (COG:S; EggNog:ENOG503NZY6), which yields MDIEQHRSHLASPITNSHPTLSFPTPTSFTSTPIQRKVVIHEMPSKSVNNMNVQHSFSSVADALEAEDTMSDIIPQQPSTSTRAAPTSTRARGGRGRGGSRGGRGRGGKSSQPKAPAGRGRRQKLYEDSKVQAAHERAQELKQAWGVLSKLVKPAAQEIADRSINQLLEDPGVVERVPEFDVAQKFLKQRYEDTLSQNDRILEMSRQMAQRVYEGEVEAARASYARQVEEMQEERLGELLQQLDRLEHQYSLKLPVDYPPPRDESYTYKSITMAERDAQGVFHEERDGVEVPFPGTKLRDLMVKPPTMPLESLKRKADGQPDGQPASKLLQAAKDEDAMRQLPRHTAGLLGAAEALEDTVATPPDSASNAATPLPEPAGDIAEVRGQRRTSAEPNPADGPELPLPRGALDPDEYGVRLIVRRNNKAENPNNRIMVPNLFEWDDLDIGFRDSTNSAEKGATKARRGKYWQKPNSNYMFIDRRVGIWDSTEAAGELPEAEVKKHNLHPKYGIFLPSSTNLQESPKPVVDPWKPVVLVPPNGELIHASRTIPAAKADRAFSKLEAKLEGKKKFSALLSHICEQEGVEGEEITPSAEEIEGLRREELAARGMDPNMVYQPSPAPPTPAPEPEPEPTLEQAAGFGQFADDMLRAAAVLEDDEARDLAREREEEAARTVKSAASKPYDAVRDALGFDNSSVPEDTTGLDVLAHIAIREHEATAHIDPRIYNPMQVDGLARDHRQYGSHVDYQPSEYPPPPEEYHGPPMSEGYHGLSMPGHYASEPARGDFLRTALNPQSPVYPPPPAPPQDYPASQLSGGRTPFAPQGQGVGLPALRPMRSLLNDSPPPPEQHSPVPQHGSIVMTNSGAFYSVGPSRPFHNGYSVPEPQHHLQPLMPAPGPGPLQAPPMAGPPGTQQLAPRPPSPSTAYPVSPPYHTPIAPAPAPGVHAPILPAATQPPMQSSHSRPGSSSASAPPLASAAGSAASSKYRKLEPAPTPPHRMTYSANGQELRTVQFDYREAIKDYSAVEAPPRSGPTQIRGWTHQNIRKGPKPSSSRGDTNANPPNADESA from the exons ATGGACATTGAGCAGCACCGCTCACACCTGGCATCGCCCATTACAAATTCTCACCCaactctctcttttcccaCACCTACTTCTTTTACCTCGACTCCCATACAACGGAAAGTCGTCATTCATGAGATGCCATCCAAATCCGTCAACAACATGAACGTGCAGCATAGCTTCTCCTCTGTTGCCGATGCCCTAGAGGCTGAAGACACCATGTCTGATATCATCCCACAGCAACCTTCGACTTCCACCCGCGCCGCCCCAACCAGTACCCGAGCTCGTGGAGGTCGCGGTCGTGGCGGCTCCCGCGGAGGCAGAGGTCGTGGTGGCAAGTCATCACAACCGAAAGCTCCCGCCGGTCGCGGTCGTCGTCAGAAACTTTATGAGGACAGCAAAGTACAAGCTGCCCACGAGAGAGCGCAGGAGCTGAAGCAGGCCTGGGGCGTGCTCTCCAAGTTAGTCAAGCCAGCAGCCCAAGAGATCGCCGACAGGTCGATCAATCAGCTTCTTGAAGACCCTGGTGTCGTTGAGAGAGTACCCGAATTCGACGTCGCTCAAAAGTTCCTGAAGCAGCGATACGAAGACACGCTCAGCCAGAATGATCGAATTCTCGAGATGAGCCGTCAGATGGCCCAGCGTGTTTATGAAGGCGAGGTCGAAGCAGCCAGAGCTTCATATGCC CGCCAGGTGGAAGAGATGCAGGAGGAGCGTCTCGgtgagcttcttcaacagctcGACCGTCTCGAACACCAATACAGCCTCAAACTTCCCGTCGAT TATCCTCCGCCACGTGACGAGAGCTACACCTACAAGTCCATCACAATGGCCGAGAGAGATGCCCAAGGAGTCTTTCATGAGGAACGCGATGGTGTTGAAGTCCCCTTCCCTGGTACTAAGCTTAGAGATCTTATGGTCAAGCCGCCCACCATGCCCCTGGAGTctttgaaaagaaaagccgATGGCCAACCAGACGGTCAGCCAGCTTCGAAGCTCCTTCAAGCCGCCAAGGACGAGGATGCCATGCGTCAGTTGCCACGCCACACGGCTGGCCTTTTGGGTGCAGCTGAAGCGCTCGAAGATACTGTCGCCACCCCGCCAGATTCCGCCTCCAATGCTGCCACGCCGCTGCCCGAGCCTGCCGGAGACATTGCTGAGGTGCGCGGGCAGCGCCGAACTTCCGCTGAGCCCAACCCCGCCGACGGACCCGAACTGCCCCTTCCGCGCGGAGCTCTCGACCCGGATGAGTACGGCGTTCGCCTCATTGTACGCCGCAATAACAAGGCTGAGAACCCCAATAACCGCATCATGGTACCAAACCTTTTTGAGTGGGACGATCTCGATATTGGTTTCCGCGATTCGACCAACTCTGCTGAGAAGGGCGCCACCAAAGCTCGTCGCGGCAAATATTGGCAGAAGCCCAACTCCAACTACATGTTCATCGACCGTCGTGTGGGAATTTGGGATTCCACTGAGGCTGCTGGCGAGCTTCCTGAAGCCGAGGTGAAAAAACACAATCTTCACCCAAAGTACGGCATCTTtttgccctcctccaccaatcTCCAAGAGTCGCCCAAACCTGTCGTCGACCCATGGAAACCGGTCGTGCTGGTTCCCCCAAATGGGGAGCTTATCCACGCATCTCGGACCATCCCAGCTGCGAAAGCCGACCGAGCCTTCAGCAAGCTCGAGGCAAAGCTggaagggaagaaaaagTTCTCAGCCTTGCTCAGCCATATTTGTGAGCAAGAaggagttgagggggaggagatcaCTCCGTCAGCGGAGGAGATTGAAGGGTTGCGGCGAgaggagctggcggcgaGGGGCATGGACCCCAACATGGTGTACCAGCCCTCGCCGGCGCCACCCACTCCCGCGCCCGAGCCCGAGCCTGAGCCCACGCTGGAGCAGGCGGCTGGCTTTGGCCAGTTCGCCGATGACATGCTCCGTGCTGCGGCGGTTctggaggacgacgaggcgCGAGACCTCGCGCGCGAGCgtgaggaagaagctgctCGGACGGTGAAGAGCGCCGCTTCCAAACCGTACGACGCGGTGCGGGACGCGCTCGGGTTCGACAACTCCTCGGTCCCGGAGGATACCACTGGCCTGGATGTTCTCGCACACATTGCGATCCGAGAACATGAGGCAACGGCCCACATCGACCCTCGGATTTACAATCCGATGCAGGTCGATGGTCTGGCACGCGACCATCGCCAGTATGGTTCGCACGTTGACTACCAGCCCAGTGAGTATCCTCCGCCGCCCGAGGAGTACCATGGTCCACCGATGTCTGAGGGCTATCATGGGCTGAGTATGCCCGGTCACTATGCCAGTGAGCCGGCCAGAGGAGATTTTCTCCGTACGGCACTGAATCCCCAGTCGCCGGTATaccctccaccacctgcccCGCCACAAGACTACCCGGCTAGCCAACTTTCTGGCGGTAGGACACCGTTTGCACCCCAAGGGCAAGGTGTAGGCTTACCAGCCTTACGTCCTATGCGCAGCCTATTGAACGACAGTCCGCCCCCTCCTGAGCAGCATAGTCCAGTTCCTCAACACGGCAGCATAGTGATGACGAACAGCGGCGCCTTTTACTCAGTCGGGCCTAGTCGTCCTTTTCATAACGGCTATTCCGTACCGGAGCCTCAGCACCATCTACAGCCTCTGATGCCCGCTCCTGGTCCTGGACCTCTCCAGGCACCACCCATGGCTGGCCCGCCTGGCACGCAGCAGCTCGCACCTCGCCCTCCTAGCCCCTCGACTGCATATCCAGTTTCGCCACCCTATCATACACCGATTGCACCAGCTCCGGCGCCGGGTGTTCATGCCCCTATTCTTCCCGCGGCTACTCAACCTCCCATGCAGTCATCTCACTCTCGACCTGGAAGCTCCTCTGCCTCGGCCCCTCCCCTTGCTTCCGCTGCCGGTTCAGCAGCGTCGTCTAAATACCGTAAGCTAGAACCTGCGCCGACGCCACCTCATCGTATGACCTACTCGGCCAACGGGCAAGAGCTGCGTACTGTACAGTTCGACTATCGTGAGGCTATCAAGGACTATTCTGCTGTAGAAGCTCCCCCTAGAAGTGGTCCAACACAGATTCGTGGATGGACTCACCAAAACATCCGCAAGGGCCCCAAGCCGAGCTCCTCCCGCGGCGATACCAACGCTAACCCGCCAAACGCTGACGAATCCGCCTAG
- a CDS encoding uncharacterized protein (BUSCO:EOG09263W48; COG:S; EggNog:ENOG503P02Z), with translation MPLACRDPAFFFCRPSSPPSPGRSPSRPVTSVHLRPDIDYDSFCIPSNDFLYPKETESQFTMAKKRGRLQEALKSAISQQKQRPSQPQGPPSKKQKTSQNRPQQQQQSNKPKKKHHQPSQSAPIIPFTPTDTILLLGEADLSFSASLSSHHKCTALTSTVFEPSLPALQEKYPHVDKNISLLLSPPNAHPNSPPNNNKLLYNIDATKLSLKSQSFSRIIFNFPHIGGKSKDVNRQVRANQEMLVGFFRRALLHLAPRGKIIITLFEGEPYTLWNIRDLARHAGLEVERSFRFQAGAYPGYAHARTLGVVRNKKTGEVSERAWKGERRESRSFVFVRKGEGEKAGPGQGKNRKQEGEMPGQGQGRKRKQEEEESEEEEEEEFEGWGESGEEEEEEEEEEDADEEDEGSSGDEVDGDEKEDGDEASDDETAPKETQG, from the coding sequence ATGCCGCTTGCCTGCCGGGACccagccttttttttctgccgtccatcatctcctccgtctcccgGCAGATCGCCGAGTCGCCCCGTTACGTCCGTCCACCTCCGGCCCGATATCGACTACGACAGCTTCTGCATCCCATCCAACGACTTTTTATATCCCAAAGAAACTGAATCTCAGTTCACAATGGCTAAGAAACGCGGCCGCCTCCAAGAGGCCCTCAAATCAGCCATCTCCCAGCAAAAACAAAgaccatctcaacctcaaggtcccccctccaagaaaCAGAAAACCTCCCAAAATcgcccccaacaacaacaacaatccaATAAACCCAAGAAaaaacaccatcaaccctcccaatccgcccccatcatcccctttACCCCAAccgacaccatcctcctcctagGCGAAGCCgacctctccttctccgcctccctaTCCTCCCACCACAAATGCACCGCCCTaacctccaccgtcttcgaaccttccctccccgccctccaaGAAAAATACCCCCACGTCGACAAAaacatctccctcctcctatcccccccaaacgctcacccaaactccccaccaaacaacaacaaactccTCTACAACATCGACGCCACCAAACTCTCCCTCAAATCCCAATCCTTCTCCCGCATAATCTTCAACTTTCCCCACATCGGCGGCAAGTCAAAAGATGTCAACCGACAAGTGAGAGCGAATCAGGAGATGCTGGTTGGTTTTTTCCGCCGGGCTCTACTTCATTTGGCGCCAAGGGGAAAGATTATCATCACGTTGTTTGAGGGGGAGCCGTATACCTTGTGGAATATCCGTGACCTGGCGCGACATGccgggttggaggtggagaggagtTTCAGGTTTCAGGCGGGGGCGTACCCGGGTTATGCGCATGCTAGGacgttgggggtggtgaggaacaAGAagacgggggaggtgagcGAGAGAGCTTGGAAgggagagaggagggagagcaggagttttgtttttgtgaggaagggggagggggagaaagCTGGACCAGGGCAGGGGAAGAATAGGaagcaggagggggagatgccTGGACAAGGGcaggggaggaaaaggaagcaggaggaggaggagagtgaggaagaggaggaggaggagtttgaggggtggggggaaagtggtgaggaggaggaggaggaggaggaggaggaggatgctgatgaggaggatgaagggtCGTCCGGTGATGAAgtcgatggtgatgaaaaagaagatggagatgaagccagtgatgatgagacaGCACCAAAAGAAACCCAGGGTTAA
- a CDS encoding uncharacterized protein (EggNog:ENOG503PYNB), whose amino-acid sequence MVKFATAVSLIALTMAPAALGKNCKGSLMYCGRGLLNKGNYYDQIIEALQGSGQPTDSAHVNNSLFFCKSDGNIIFQAFCQTSGCINGGADHSDYC is encoded by the exons ATGGTCAAATTCGCCACGGCCGTCTCCCTTATCGCCCTCACCATGGCCCCGGCCGCTCTTGGCAAAAACTGCAAGGGTAGCCTGATGTACTGCGGACGCGGACTGCTCAACAAGG GCAACTACTATGACCAAATCATCGAGGCTCTCCAGGGCTCTGGCCAGCCGACTGATTCTGCCCATGTCAATAACTCCTTGTTTTTTTGCAAGAGTGATGGAAACATCATTTTCCAGGCCTTTTGCCAGACTAGCGGGTGCATCAATGGTGGTGCTGATCACAGTGATTACTGCTAG